One Actinospica robiniae DSM 44927 genomic region harbors:
- a CDS encoding lanthionine synthetase LanC family protein produces the protein MAEVDFEGRVRHLLQQCPGSPHNLRGNETWLYLHHPDLGLPPHGWKLHVSTRAATFADLVDRLIPVLLEERCSFKLARSAEVLTRLNNGHSSPATVGKAVTVYPPQDRVRELGLRLADLLGGWAGPRVLSDRAVAADAPVYYRYGPFTRQWGADERARLVTVIHGPDARDEEFGGLATMRYRQPSWTVDPFRQGPDPVAATPGFAAFAVESDGMAPESEAEVLGGRFRLIEGVLESGRGNIYRAVDERDGASVIVKQARALVDETEAAGDVRLRVRNERRVLQVLAGLDGVAGFVDHFRHGPDEFLVTVDAGRYNLAQDVTLNGRYAPVRSAAAARGARPLELLAQRLARILLAVHERGVIMRDLTPRNIVVAGESITLIDFGLASYQDLHLPGGTPGYAPARQRRGEEPSESDDFFGLGMTLLYAESSLSPSTLGEDLELPAHRALQYLRRRYGEAPAGVMGAIEDLLSLDERAHAAARRLAAGVVGDQTAPQTTTGAALDPLLPAHIRESLLTDLLEQSHRSITGPSSRSITHDASIYSGAAGAGLELLHHLDRPGVREHVGELARFAVRVADEMRLPHGYLSGRTGVDVFLAHAAAAGIDVGDAYAGPVLPGEEWKPVGADLMIGAAGVGIGHLVLSDLGSGGADHLEVARWCAQAICDGSAAGRNEHDDLLPAQAAVETSTGRAHGLAGTVEFLLYYAERTHDDEILGQSREWANLLRARAESLLDRLPTPYAAPIAVSWCQGMAGINQTLLHAADVFDDPEFGLLAGRIADACVAFLPHVSVIAQCCGLAGVGNTLIDVALAEQGVQGGEGGRAGRYWDGADEAAAFLLLRGAGTPTHPVLMVDRPEDGCASWAFGNAGVLAFFRRLAERGGPWSLPMPMPIPVRANGDGGRG, from the coding sequence ATGGCGGAAGTGGATTTCGAAGGCCGGGTCAGACACCTGCTTCAGCAGTGCCCCGGGTCGCCGCACAACCTGCGTGGCAATGAGACCTGGCTGTATCTGCACCACCCGGATCTCGGCCTGCCGCCGCACGGTTGGAAGCTGCACGTCTCCACCCGCGCCGCCACCTTCGCCGACCTGGTCGACCGGCTGATACCGGTGTTGCTCGAGGAGCGCTGCTCGTTCAAGCTCGCGCGGTCGGCCGAGGTGCTGACCCGGCTGAACAACGGCCACAGTTCGCCCGCCACGGTGGGCAAGGCGGTGACGGTCTATCCGCCGCAGGACCGGGTGCGCGAACTCGGCTTGCGCCTGGCCGACCTGTTGGGCGGCTGGGCCGGACCGCGAGTGTTGAGCGACCGCGCCGTGGCCGCGGATGCGCCGGTCTACTACCGCTATGGTCCCTTCACCCGACAGTGGGGCGCTGACGAGCGGGCCCGGCTCGTCACCGTGATCCACGGCCCGGACGCGCGGGACGAGGAGTTCGGAGGGCTCGCCACGATGCGTTACCGGCAGCCGTCCTGGACCGTCGACCCCTTCCGACAGGGTCCTGATCCGGTCGCAGCCACGCCCGGCTTCGCGGCGTTCGCGGTGGAATCCGACGGCATGGCACCGGAATCCGAAGCAGAGGTCCTGGGCGGACGCTTCCGGCTGATCGAGGGCGTTTTGGAGTCGGGGCGCGGCAACATCTACCGGGCCGTCGACGAGCGCGATGGTGCCAGTGTGATCGTCAAGCAGGCCCGCGCCCTGGTCGACGAGACCGAGGCGGCCGGCGACGTGCGGTTGCGGGTGCGCAACGAGCGGCGGGTGCTGCAGGTCCTCGCCGGGCTCGACGGGGTGGCCGGCTTCGTCGACCACTTCCGGCACGGGCCGGACGAGTTCCTGGTCACCGTGGACGCCGGTCGGTACAACCTGGCTCAGGACGTGACCTTGAACGGCCGGTACGCCCCAGTCCGCTCGGCGGCTGCGGCGCGGGGAGCGCGGCCGCTCGAGCTGCTCGCGCAGCGGCTGGCCCGGATCCTGCTCGCAGTGCACGAACGCGGCGTGATCATGCGTGATCTGACGCCGCGCAACATCGTCGTGGCGGGTGAGAGCATCACCCTCATCGACTTCGGGCTCGCCTCGTACCAGGACCTGCACCTGCCCGGCGGCACACCCGGCTACGCGCCGGCCCGGCAGCGCCGCGGTGAGGAGCCGAGCGAGTCCGACGACTTCTTCGGCCTCGGCATGACCCTGCTCTACGCCGAGAGCAGCCTGTCGCCGAGCACGCTCGGCGAGGATCTCGAGCTTCCGGCCCACCGCGCCCTGCAATACCTTCGCCGCCGCTACGGCGAGGCACCGGCCGGGGTGATGGGCGCCATCGAAGACCTGCTGAGCTTGGACGAGCGCGCCCACGCTGCCGCGCGTCGGCTTGCTGCTGGTGTGGTGGGCGACCAGACCGCGCCGCAGACCACGACCGGCGCCGCGCTCGATCCGCTGCTGCCCGCGCACATTCGGGAGAGCCTGCTCACCGACCTGCTCGAACAGTCGCATCGGAGCATCACCGGTCCGTCGAGCCGCTCGATCACCCACGACGCCTCGATCTACAGCGGCGCGGCCGGAGCAGGGCTCGAACTTCTGCATCACCTCGACCGGCCTGGTGTGCGCGAGCACGTCGGCGAATTGGCCCGGTTCGCGGTGCGGGTCGCCGACGAGATGCGCCTGCCGCACGGCTACTTGTCGGGCCGCACCGGCGTGGACGTCTTCCTCGCCCACGCTGCTGCGGCCGGCATCGACGTCGGCGACGCGTATGCCGGGCCGGTGCTGCCGGGAGAGGAGTGGAAGCCGGTCGGGGCGGACCTGATGATCGGCGCGGCAGGTGTGGGGATCGGCCACCTCGTCCTGAGCGATCTCGGAAGCGGCGGCGCGGATCACCTCGAGGTCGCCCGGTGGTGTGCGCAGGCGATCTGCGACGGCAGCGCGGCCGGGCGGAACGAGCACGACGATCTGCTTCCGGCGCAAGCTGCGGTCGAGACCTCGACCGGCCGCGCGCACGGTCTGGCCGGCACCGTCGAATTCCTGCTCTACTACGCTGAGCGGACCCATGACGACGAGATCCTCGGCCAATCCCGCGAGTGGGCGAACCTGCTGCGTGCGCGCGCGGAATCGCTGCTCGATCGGCTGCCCACGCCCTACGCCGCGCCCATAGCCGTGTCTTGGTGTCAGGGCATGGCGGGGATCAACCAGACCTTGCTGCATGCGGCCGACGTGTTCGACGATCCAGAGTTCGGCTTGCTCGCCGGGCGAATAGCTGACGCCTGCGTCGCTTTCCTACCGCACGTCAGCGTGATCGCGCAGTGCTGCGGGCTGGCCGGCGTCGGCAATACCCTGATAGATGTGGCCCTCGCCGAGCAGGGCGTCCAAGGTGGAGAAGGCGGACGGGCCGGCCGCTACTGGGACGGCGCCGACGAGGCAGCGGCCTTCTTGTTGCTGCGCGGTGCGGGCACGCCCACCCACCCGGTTTTGATGGTGGACAGACCTGAAGACGGCTGCGCGTCGTGGGCGTTCGGCAACGCGGGGGTGCTCGCGTTCTTCCGCCGCCTCGCCGAGCGCGGCGGGCCGTGGAGCCTGCCGATGCCGATGCCGATACCCGTGCGGGCGAACGGTGATGGTGGGCGCGGGTAG
- a CDS encoding IS4 family transposase yields the protein MSHSAVEGLSGRLTDHVSVGLLAAAVPRVVIDDAVAEFGRGAKRADAKLPAHVMVYFAMAMALFADEDYQEVLTRLTEVLKDWGRWDAGWECPGSGGITQARKRLGSDVVREVFEQVAQPVAGMLTRGAWLAGRRMVSIDGFEWDVPDSAANAGYFGYAGSGGNRSAFPKMRVVTLVECGSRAPIGADAGPCGGKGSGEQSAARRLYRFLDQDMLLLADRNFYSFADWCQASQTGAELLWRLGDTIALPLVAKLGDGSYTSVVFASRTSAKVREQVLAAARAGADLEEFEDRARLVRVVEYEVADRGTAGERELFCLLTTLLDARSAPAALLAAGYHERWEHEQANAQAKTVLRGPGKVMRSQSPDMVIQELYGYLLTHYAINSLICRAATEADIDPDRVKFTNAVRIIRRRIDDPAAFSP from the coding sequence GTGTCGCATAGTGCTGTGGAGGGCCTGTCGGGCCGTTTGACGGATCATGTGTCGGTCGGGTTGTTGGCGGCGGCGGTGCCGCGTGTGGTGATCGATGACGCGGTGGCGGAGTTCGGCAGGGGTGCGAAGCGGGCGGATGCGAAGCTTCCGGCGCATGTCATGGTGTATTTCGCGATGGCGATGGCGTTGTTCGCGGACGAGGACTATCAGGAGGTCCTGACCCGGTTGACCGAGGTCCTGAAGGATTGGGGGCGTTGGGACGCCGGGTGGGAGTGTCCCGGGTCGGGCGGGATCACCCAGGCGCGCAAGCGTCTGGGTTCTGACGTGGTCCGGGAGGTGTTCGAGCAGGTTGCGCAGCCGGTGGCGGGGATGCTGACGCGGGGGGCGTGGCTGGCGGGCAGGCGGATGGTCTCGATCGACGGGTTCGAGTGGGATGTGCCGGACAGTGCGGCGAACGCGGGGTACTTCGGGTACGCCGGTTCGGGCGGCAACCGGTCGGCGTTCCCGAAGATGCGGGTGGTGACGTTGGTCGAGTGCGGCTCGCGGGCTCCGATCGGCGCGGACGCGGGGCCGTGCGGCGGCAAGGGCAGCGGGGAGCAGTCCGCGGCGCGTCGGCTCTACCGGTTCCTCGACCAGGACATGCTGTTGTTGGCCGATCGCAACTTCTACTCGTTCGCCGACTGGTGTCAGGCGTCGCAGACGGGTGCTGAGCTGCTGTGGCGCCTGGGTGACACGATTGCGCTGCCGCTGGTCGCCAAGCTCGGGGACGGCTCGTACACCTCGGTGGTGTTCGCGTCGCGTACCTCGGCGAAGGTCCGTGAGCAGGTCCTGGCGGCGGCTCGGGCGGGGGCGGATCTGGAGGAGTTCGAGGATCGCGCGCGGCTGGTTCGGGTGGTGGAGTACGAGGTGGCGGACCGGGGCACCGCTGGGGAGCGGGAGCTGTTTTGCCTGCTGACGACGCTGCTGGATGCGCGCAGTGCCCCGGCCGCGCTGCTGGCGGCGGGATATCACGAGCGGTGGGAGCACGAGCAGGCGAACGCGCAGGCCAAGACGGTTCTACGGGGACCGGGGAAGGTCATGCGGTCCCAGAGCCCTGACATGGTGATCCAGGAGCTCTACGGCTACCTGCTCACCCACTATGCGATCAACTCCCTGATCTGTCGGGCCGCGACCGAGGCGGACATCGACCCGGACCGGGTGAAGTTCACCAACGCGGTCCGCATCATCCGCCGCCGGATCGATGATCCGGCGGCCTTTTCCCCCTGA
- a CDS encoding cupin domain-containing protein: MTVFPNERAWSGNALLTRADEAEQLGAGANTVRLLADGSTTDGAISANRTRLAAGVEGPPPHFHNGSAEIFFVIEGVAQALAGDRVLTLEKGDFLVVPKSMPHAFATPAGSAADLLIVFAPGMQDRSAYFRLIDRVTRGRASPNAAQRSGIMLVTCVFVR; encoded by the coding sequence GTGACCGTGTTCCCGAACGAGCGCGCGTGGAGTGGTAATGCCCTGCTGACCAGGGCGGACGAGGCCGAGCAGCTGGGTGCCGGGGCCAACACCGTCCGCCTGCTCGCCGACGGCTCGACCACGGACGGCGCGATCAGCGCCAACCGCACTCGGCTCGCGGCGGGCGTGGAGGGTCCGCCGCCGCACTTCCATAACGGCTCCGCGGAGATTTTCTTCGTCATCGAGGGTGTGGCGCAGGCCTTGGCCGGGGACAGGGTGCTGACGCTGGAGAAAGGGGACTTCCTGGTGGTGCCCAAGTCCATGCCACACGCCTTCGCCACGCCCGCGGGCTCGGCCGCCGACCTCCTGATCGTCTTCGCGCCCGGGATGCAGGACCGCAGTGCCTACTTCCGGTTGATCGACCGGGTGACGCGCGGCCGGGCGAGCCCCAATGCCGCTCAGCGTAGTGGGATCATGCTTGTGACCTGTGTGTTCGTGCGGTGA
- a CDS encoding MarR family winged helix-turn-helix transcriptional regulator yields MSEQEPGDAVDEILAQWRRERPDLDLSALGVFGRIAQLSSVLGSVMDRVYARHGLRGGEFDVLTALRRALPPHALTPSELAEALMMSRAGMTKRLDRLEAAGLVERTLDPADRRSFRITLTRSGLELIDAALTEHAANLAQLETALEPGERSALEHSLRTLLRTVSEQPPAP; encoded by the coding sequence ATGAGCGAGCAAGAGCCCGGGGACGCCGTCGACGAGATCCTGGCCCAGTGGCGCCGGGAGCGTCCTGACCTGGACCTCAGCGCCCTGGGTGTGTTCGGCAGGATCGCCCAGCTGTCATCGGTGCTGGGCTCGGTGATGGACCGGGTCTACGCCCGGCACGGGCTGCGCGGCGGCGAGTTCGACGTGCTGACCGCATTGCGCCGGGCACTGCCCCCGCACGCGCTGACCCCCTCAGAACTGGCCGAGGCGCTCATGATGTCGCGGGCCGGCATGACGAAGCGGCTCGACCGGCTCGAGGCGGCCGGCCTGGTCGAGCGGACCCTCGATCCGGCCGACCGGCGCAGCTTCCGCATCACCCTGACCCGCTCGGGCCTCGAACTGATCGACGCGGCACTCACCGAGCACGCGGCGAACCTCGCCCAGCTCGAGACGGCGCTCGAACCGGGGGAACGCTCGGCCCTCGAACACTCGCTACGAACCCTGCTGCGCACCGTGAGCGAGCAGCCGCCCGCGCCTTGA
- a CDS encoding DUF4232 domain-containing protein: MSNNQIIGRCAVGVAALGAAAALGGCTSADTVSAGSAPQSTAAVVTATTAPAAATSAAADPAVSGATATGSSAGSGSSGSSNGCAGTQLTVAETNPDASLGHRAYVLVFTNKSSKACTVSGYPGAAVADTSGKVVLNAQRTLVGYESSGTKVTTVTLAPGASASSVLEWDVAGPLGSSCPGAAGGHLLITPPNTTTTTSFELPNDLCGDFQTHPVIAGKAGRVNG; the protein is encoded by the coding sequence ATGTCGAACAATCAGATCATCGGGCGGTGCGCGGTCGGCGTCGCCGCCTTGGGCGCGGCCGCCGCACTGGGCGGTTGCACTTCGGCCGACACGGTCTCCGCCGGGTCCGCGCCGCAGAGCACTGCCGCGGTCGTCACGGCGACGACCGCACCGGCCGCCGCCACGAGCGCCGCGGCGGACCCCGCCGTGAGCGGGGCCACCGCGACCGGTTCGAGCGCCGGCTCGGGCAGCTCCGGCAGCTCGAACGGCTGCGCCGGCACCCAGCTGACCGTCGCGGAGACGAACCCGGACGCGAGCCTGGGGCATCGCGCGTACGTGCTCGTGTTCACCAATAAGAGCTCGAAGGCGTGCACGGTGAGCGGATATCCGGGCGCGGCGGTGGCCGACACCTCAGGCAAGGTCGTCCTCAACGCGCAGCGCACGCTCGTCGGCTACGAGAGCAGCGGCACCAAGGTGACGACGGTGACGCTCGCCCCCGGCGCCTCGGCCTCCTCCGTACTCGAGTGGGATGTGGCCGGGCCGCTCGGCTCGTCCTGCCCGGGGGCCGCGGGCGGCCACCTGCTGATCACCCCGCCCAACACCACCACGACCACCTCGTTCGAGCTGCCGAACGACCTGTGCGGGGACTTCCAGACCCATCCGGTCATAGCCGGGAAGGCCGGCCGCGTGAACGGCTGA
- a CDS encoding HemK2/MTQ2 family protein methyltransferase yields MHMVRAPGVYAAQGDTLLLLSALRQEGVGPGTRVLDIGTGSGALAVTAARLGASVTAVDVSRRALGTAWVNAALRGRFIDLRRGSLLDPVRGRRFDLVVSNPPYVPCPAERLPEHGAARAWDAGPQGRVLLDQLCQDVPGVLNPGGVVLLVQSALSGVAATCAALERGGLQASVVGRSRQPFGPVMRSRAAWFERQGLIGAGEREEELVVVRGERAR; encoded by the coding sequence ATGCACATGGTCCGAGCTCCTGGGGTCTACGCAGCTCAAGGCGACACCCTCCTGCTGCTCTCGGCGCTGCGACAGGAAGGGGTCGGCCCGGGCACCCGAGTCCTGGACATCGGCACCGGCAGTGGGGCGCTGGCGGTCACGGCGGCGCGCCTGGGCGCGTCCGTGACCGCCGTGGACGTCTCGCGGCGGGCGCTCGGCACGGCCTGGGTCAACGCGGCGCTGCGCGGCCGGTTCATCGACCTGCGCCGCGGCAGCCTGCTCGACCCGGTCCGCGGCCGGCGCTTCGATCTGGTGGTGTCCAACCCGCCCTACGTCCCCTGCCCGGCCGAACGTCTGCCCGAGCACGGCGCCGCCCGCGCCTGGGATGCCGGGCCGCAGGGGCGGGTGCTGCTCGATCAGCTGTGCCAGGACGTGCCCGGCGTGCTCAACCCCGGCGGCGTAGTGCTGCTGGTGCAGTCGGCCCTTAGCGGCGTGGCCGCCACCTGCGCGGCCTTGGAACGCGGTGGCCTGCAAGCCAGTGTGGTCGGTCGCAGCCGGCAGCCGTTCGGGCCGGTGATGCGCTCGCGCGCGGCATGGTTCGAGCGGCAGGGACTCATCGGCGCGGGCGAGCGCGAAGAGGAGCTGGTGGTGGTGCGTGGTGAGCGGGCGCGCTGA
- a CDS encoding CDGSH iron-sulfur domain-containing protein, with translation MSGRAEREPEAPGGCGGGRRVRVVMPEEIGPMLVEGPVEIVLANGSVHVSERPTVALCTCRRSRSFPFCDTSHRRRSRPAASSK, from the coding sequence GTGAGCGGGCGCGCTGAGCGGGAGCCCGAGGCGCCGGGCGGGTGCGGCGGCGGCCGCCGCGTGCGCGTCGTGATGCCTGAGGAGATCGGGCCGATGCTGGTCGAGGGCCCGGTGGAAATCGTGCTCGCTAACGGCAGCGTCCACGTCAGCGAACGGCCGACCGTGGCGCTGTGCACCTGCCGACGCAGCCGCAGCTTCCCGTTCTGCGATACCAGCCACCGCCGCCGCTCGCGGCCCGCGGCCTCCAGCAAATAG
- a CDS encoding iron-containing redox enzyme family protein, which produces MGIAGKHLPPLAPPRGPVSELLTERLAAPPDGRGLYTHAAETGDPLAEDLQLALYLCYELHYRGFTGVAAEWEWEPSLLALRGRLEERFLEAMRAELGPVPALNDQLEELLIEPPTGTGPSYFLLEQGERWQAREYLALRSLYHLKEADPQAWVIPRLHGRSQAALVAIEYDEYGGGHPQRVHSRLFAEMMRDLDLDTSYGAYVAASPAQALAVVNLMSLFGLHREHRGALVGQFAGVEITSSPGARRLTEALERLGAGEAGTRFYREHIEADAVHEQLMRREVIGALLDDEPELEQDVAFGLAASGLADQRLGEHAVASWQKRRSSLLVPLADAPSG; this is translated from the coding sequence ATGGGCATCGCCGGCAAGCACCTGCCGCCGCTGGCCCCGCCGCGCGGCCCGGTCAGCGAGCTGCTCACCGAGCGTCTCGCCGCGCCCCCGGACGGCCGGGGCCTGTATACACACGCTGCCGAAACCGGCGATCCGCTGGCCGAGGACCTCCAACTCGCGCTCTACCTCTGCTACGAGCTGCACTACCGCGGATTCACCGGCGTGGCGGCCGAATGGGAGTGGGAGCCGTCGCTACTCGCCCTGCGCGGACGCCTCGAGGAGCGCTTCCTCGAGGCGATGCGGGCTGAACTAGGCCCGGTGCCCGCCCTGAACGACCAGCTGGAAGAGCTGCTGATCGAACCTCCGACCGGCACGGGCCCGTCGTATTTCCTGCTGGAGCAAGGCGAACGATGGCAGGCGCGCGAGTATCTGGCGCTGCGTTCGCTCTACCACTTGAAGGAAGCCGACCCGCAGGCCTGGGTCATCCCGCGACTACACGGCCGTTCCCAAGCGGCACTGGTGGCGATCGAGTACGACGAGTACGGCGGCGGACATCCGCAGCGCGTGCACTCCCGGCTGTTCGCCGAGATGATGCGGGATCTGGACCTTGATACGTCGTACGGCGCGTACGTGGCGGCCTCACCCGCGCAGGCTCTGGCGGTAGTCAATCTGATGTCGTTGTTCGGCCTGCACCGCGAGCACCGCGGCGCGTTGGTCGGCCAGTTCGCCGGAGTCGAGATCACCTCGTCACCGGGCGCACGACGCCTGACGGAGGCGCTCGAACGGCTCGGAGCCGGCGAGGCGGGCACGCGCTTCTATCGGGAGCACATCGAGGCCGACGCAGTACACGAACAGCTCATGCGCCGCGAGGTCATCGGCGCGCTGCTCGACGACGAGCCAGAGCTCGAACAGGACGTCGCCTTCGGGCTCGCCGCAAGCGGTCTGGCCGACCAGCGCCTGGGTGAGCACGCAGTCGCGAGCTGGCAGAAGCGCCGCAGCTCACTGCTCGTCCCGCTCGCGGATGCTCCGTCCGGCTGA
- the ddaH gene encoding dimethylargininase, whose protein sequence is MSRGGAQRVGVPRSYLMCPPDYFSVRYAINPWMDPARPVDVFRARVQWHRLRRVLAGLGHAVEQATAQPDLPDMVFTANAATVIDGRVLVASFRHPERAAESALFEQWFRERGYGWVRRARGANEGEGDHLPVAGVILAGHGLRTDPASHDETSTYFGRPVVGLTLVDPRFYHLDTALAVLGEREIMYYPGAFNPESLQRLRSLFPDAIEADEADAAVFGLNAISDGRHVVLPAAATGLARRIAERGYQPVAVELGELLKAGGGPKCCVLELRSRMAGAPVRAVRADRVVERPLVRSFA, encoded by the coding sequence ATGTCCCGCGGTGGCGCGCAGCGTGTCGGTGTTCCCCGTTCGTACTTGATGTGTCCCCCGGATTACTTCTCGGTCAGGTATGCGATCAACCCCTGGATGGACCCGGCCCGTCCGGTCGACGTCTTTCGCGCCCGGGTCCAGTGGCACCGGCTACGCCGCGTGCTCGCGGGCCTCGGACACGCCGTGGAGCAGGCAACCGCCCAGCCCGATCTGCCGGACATGGTCTTCACCGCGAACGCCGCCACCGTGATCGACGGCCGCGTGCTGGTGGCCTCGTTCCGCCACCCGGAACGCGCCGCCGAGTCGGCGCTGTTCGAACAGTGGTTCCGCGAACGCGGATACGGTTGGGTACGTCGGGCCCGCGGCGCCAACGAGGGCGAGGGCGACCACCTGCCAGTCGCCGGCGTCATCCTGGCCGGCCACGGACTGCGCACCGATCCCGCCTCGCACGACGAGACCAGCACCTACTTCGGCCGGCCCGTGGTCGGTCTGACCCTGGTCGACCCGCGCTTCTATCACCTGGACACCGCGCTCGCGGTGCTCGGCGAACGCGAGATCATGTACTACCCCGGGGCCTTCAACCCCGAGAGCCTGCAGCGGCTGCGCTCGCTGTTCCCCGACGCCATCGAAGCCGACGAGGCCGACGCGGCGGTGTTCGGGCTCAACGCCATCAGCGACGGGCGCCACGTCGTGCTCCCCGCCGCGGCGACCGGCCTGGCCCGGCGGATCGCGGAACGCGGATACCAGCCGGTGGCGGTGGAGCTCGGCGAACTGCTCAAGGCAGGCGGCGGACCCAAATGCTGCGTGCTGGAACTGCGGTCCCGGATGGCCGGCGCGCCAGTCCGCGCGGTCCGCGCGGACCGCGTCGTCGAAAGGCCCCTGGTGAGGAGCTTCGCCTGA
- a CDS encoding enolase C-terminal domain-like protein codes for MNASRSVDQVTSVEVAAYTVPTEQPEADGTFAWLSTSMVVVRVTAADGTVGTGWTYGAPACAAIVQDTLADVVHGRSAFDVVGAFDAMVKEIRNIGRPGVAGYAVSAVDTALWDLKARMLDLPLHRLLGAARSAVPVYGSGGFTTYDAARLDRQLDSWVAEQEIPRVKIKIGESWGTRVDRDLDRIRQARARIGNGMELYVEANGGYTRKQAIRVLRAAEDADVTWFEEPVSSDDLHGLREVRDAVTADVAAGEYGYDLTYFARMCAAGAVDCLQADASRCGGITEFQRVAAVAASHGLEISGHCAPHLHAHIAAAIPNFRHLEWFHDHVRIESLLFDGTLDPHGGTIEPTDAPGNGLTLREKDAERYRVAAV; via the coding sequence ATGAACGCATCCCGATCCGTTGATCAGGTGACTTCGGTCGAGGTCGCGGCCTACACCGTGCCCACCGAGCAGCCCGAGGCCGACGGGACATTCGCCTGGCTCTCGACGAGCATGGTCGTCGTCCGGGTGACGGCGGCGGACGGGACCGTGGGAACCGGCTGGACCTACGGCGCGCCCGCCTGCGCAGCGATCGTGCAGGACACGCTGGCCGACGTCGTCCACGGCCGCAGCGCCTTCGACGTGGTGGGCGCCTTCGATGCGATGGTCAAGGAGATCCGCAACATCGGCCGCCCGGGCGTGGCCGGCTACGCCGTCTCAGCCGTCGATACGGCGCTGTGGGATCTCAAGGCCCGCATGCTCGATCTGCCCTTGCACCGCCTGCTCGGCGCGGCCCGGTCCGCAGTGCCCGTCTACGGCAGCGGCGGGTTCACCACGTACGACGCGGCGCGACTCGACCGACAGCTCGACAGCTGGGTCGCCGAGCAGGAGATCCCGCGCGTCAAGATCAAGATCGGCGAGTCCTGGGGAACCCGGGTCGACCGCGACCTCGACCGCATCCGGCAGGCCCGCGCGCGGATCGGCAACGGCATGGAGCTCTACGTGGAAGCGAACGGCGGTTACACGCGCAAACAGGCGATCAGGGTGCTGCGTGCGGCCGAGGACGCGGACGTGACCTGGTTCGAAGAACCCGTATCCTCCGATGATCTGCACGGACTGCGCGAGGTGCGCGACGCCGTCACCGCCGACGTGGCCGCGGGGGAGTACGGCTACGACCTGACCTACTTCGCCCGCATGTGCGCGGCCGGCGCCGTCGACTGCCTGCAGGCCGACGCGTCGCGCTGCGGCGGCATCACCGAGTTCCAGCGTGTAGCCGCCGTCGCGGCCTCCCACGGACTGGAGATCTCCGGCCACTGCGCGCCCCACCTGCACGCCCACATCGCCGCGGCGATTCCCAACTTCCGGCACCTCGAGTGGTTCCACGACCATGTGCGGATCGAATCGCTGCTGTTCGACGGCACGCTTGACCCGCATGGCGGCACCATCGAGCCCACGGACGCCCCGGGCAACGGCCTGACCCTGCGCGAGAAGGACGCCGAGCGCTATCGCGTCGCGGCCGTGTGA